One Helianthus annuus cultivar XRQ/B chromosome 7, HanXRQr2.0-SUNRISE, whole genome shotgun sequence genomic region harbors:
- the LOC110866453 gene encoding zinc finger protein CONSTANS-LIKE 4-like, whose protein sequence is MCEVCEQAPTNVTCKADAAAMCAMCDQDIHSANPLTRRHVRIPVVAFYNSGEFVNLTDTVSGYGSKEDNNNREISRNRTNIDAQSVMKFVDMSLGDDFLFNFGFRFNDSVNDGVVLVQSLVATKNSPAELVFNHRSTGNRYKINFNRCVSNNIYNKSNSQSHSVSSSLSMEIRVLDVSNLLILGHIIFVTSDKYATPTKKSNSVRAYFTEK, encoded by the exons ATGTGTGAGGTGTGTGAACAAGCACCGACTAATGTCACGTGCAAGGCGGACGCCGCCGCGATGTGTGCCATGTGCGATCAAGATATTCACTCCGCGAATCCGCTTACTCGCCGCCACGTTAGGATTCCGGTGGTTGCGTTTTATAATTCCGGCGAATTTGTGAATTTAACAGATACAGTTTCAGGTTACGGGTCGAAAGAAGACAATAATAATCGTGAAATTTCGAGAAATAGGACGAATATTGATGCTCAATCGGTTATGAAATTTGTAGATATGTCACTTGGGGATGATTTTCTGTTCAATTTCGGTTTCCGATTCAACGATTCAGTTAACGATGGCGTTGTTCTGGTTCAATCACTGGTGGCGACGAAGAATTCTCCAGCGGAACTAGTGTTCAATCACAGATCAACCGGAAACCGCTACAAAATCAATTTTAACAGATGCGTGAGCAACAATATCTACAACAAAAGTAACTCTCAATCTCATAGT GTTTCTTCTTCTTTGTCAATGGAGATTAGGGTGTTAGATGTATCAAATCTGTTAATTTTGGGCCACATCATCTTTGTCACGTCCGACAAATATGCCACGccaaccaaaaaatctaactcaGTTAGAGCTTATTTCACTGAGAAGTGA